A single window of Lentilitoribacter sp. Alg239-R112 DNA harbors:
- a CDS encoding nucleoside deaminase codes for MNFAIEEAKLASQRDEVPVGAVIVKDNEIIARAGNRTRELNDVTAHAEILAIRQASQILNSERLTNLDLYVTLEPCAMCAAAISFARIRRLYIGTEDVKGGAVLNGPRFFQQDTCHHSPEVYSGFNEAMCADILKSFFLKQREN; via the coding sequence ATGAATTTTGCGATTGAGGAAGCTAAACTTGCTTCCCAGCGCGATGAAGTGCCTGTTGGCGCCGTTATCGTCAAAGATAACGAGATTATTGCCAGAGCAGGTAATCGCACACGAGAATTGAACGATGTAACAGCGCATGCGGAGATTTTGGCTATTCGTCAGGCATCACAGATCCTGAATTCTGAACGCCTAACCAACCTTGACCTTTATGTAACGTTAGAGCCATGCGCGATGTGCGCCGCTGCTATTTCTTTTGCTCGCATTCGGCGCCTTTATATTGGCACTGAAGATGTGAAGGGTGGCGCGGTCTTAAATGGTCCTCGTTTTTTTCAACAAGATACCTGCCATCATTCACCGGAGGTTTATTCTGGGTTTAATGAAGCGATGTGTGCTGACATATTAAAGAGCTTCTTCTTAAAGCAACGGGAAAACTAA
- the ileS gene encoding isoleucine--tRNA ligase: MTDETFDYSKTLNLPKTDFPMRAGLPKMEPSWIAKWDEMGLYKELRETSKGRPQYVLHDGPPYANGNLHIGHALNKILKDMITRSFQMRGYDANYVPGWDCHGLPIEWKIEEQYRAKGKDKDDVPINEFRQECRDFADHWIGVQTDEFRRLGVEGDFEKPYKTMNFSSEAIIAGELMKFAQSGQLYRGSKPIMWSVVERTALAEAEIEYEMYESDTIWTKFPIVKGPEDLIGLSVVIWTTTPWTIPGNRAICYSSKINYGLYEVASAENDFGPQAGDKMIFADALAQECAEKAKVEFKRVRDVTSKEFASITCAHPLRGFNEAYTYNVPLLDGDHVSDDAGTGFVHTAPSHGRDDFEIWVARRNEIEAQGISSDIPFPVADDGSYTEEAPGFGDVRVIDDKGKKGKANQAVITALIGENNLFARGRVKHEYPHSWRSKKPIIFRNTPQWFVYMDKDGVIGNASTSNAGTLRQTALAAIDETRFVPAAGQNRLRTMIEQRPDWVLSRQRAWGVPICVFRNPETNEIIPGPDFAKSDELASRIKDAFKQEGADAWFADGAKERFLEGMVANPDEWEQVRDILDVWFDSGSTHAFCLEERPDLKWPADLYLEGSDQHRGWFHSSLLESCGTRGRAPYDAVLTHGFVMAEDGRKMSKSLGNVVTPQEVIKQSGADILRLWVSSADYAEDLRIGPEILKTSIDAYRKMRNSLRWMLGTLAHYDGEKVAHSELPELERLMLHRLAELDAVVRKGYDDFDFKRVFASLSNFMNLELSAFYFDIRKDTLYCEGPSSLTRKASLQTIAKIFDCLVTWMAPMLPFTMEESWLSRYPEAKSVHLAQFADVDSAWVDQALADKWQKVKTVRRVVTGALEIERREKRIGSSLEAAPVVYIDDDELLAVVSDMNFADICITSDISMHSGQAPDGAFVLEDTASVGVVPELATGKKCARSWRVTNDVGSDADYPDVSARDAAVLKELKALGRL, from the coding sequence ATGACAGACGAAACATTCGATTATTCAAAAACACTTAACCTGCCCAAAACAGATTTCCCGATGCGCGCTGGTCTTCCAAAAATGGAGCCAAGTTGGATTGCAAAATGGGACGAGATGGGGCTTTACAAAGAGCTGCGCGAAACTTCCAAAGGCAGGCCGCAATATGTACTTCATGATGGCCCTCCCTATGCGAACGGTAATTTGCATATCGGTCATGCGCTCAATAAAATCCTAAAAGATATGATTACTCGCTCATTTCAAATGCGTGGGTATGATGCAAATTATGTACCTGGTTGGGATTGTCATGGCCTTCCAATTGAATGGAAGATCGAAGAACAATACCGCGCTAAGGGTAAAGATAAAGACGACGTGCCAATCAACGAATTTCGCCAGGAGTGTCGTGACTTTGCAGATCATTGGATTGGTGTACAAACAGATGAATTCCGCCGCCTAGGTGTCGAGGGTGATTTTGAAAAGCCTTACAAAACGATGAATTTCTCATCAGAAGCCATAATTGCTGGCGAGTTGATGAAATTCGCACAGTCTGGTCAGCTTTACCGTGGTTCGAAACCAATCATGTGGTCTGTTGTCGAGCGCACCGCGTTAGCGGAAGCTGAAATCGAATATGAGATGTATGAATCTGATACGATCTGGACGAAGTTTCCAATTGTAAAGGGTCCAGAAGACCTCATTGGTTTATCTGTTGTTATCTGGACAACGACGCCTTGGACGATCCCCGGAAACCGTGCAATCTGCTATTCATCTAAGATCAATTATGGTCTTTATGAAGTCGCATCTGCTGAAAACGATTTTGGGCCACAAGCGGGCGATAAAATGATTTTTGCTGATGCGCTGGCGCAAGAATGTGCTGAAAAAGCCAAGGTTGAATTCAAGCGTGTTCGTGATGTGACAAGCAAAGAGTTTGCTTCCATCACATGTGCGCATCCGTTGCGCGGCTTCAACGAAGCTTATACATACAATGTACCGTTGCTTGACGGGGATCATGTGTCTGATGATGCAGGTACTGGTTTTGTGCACACAGCGCCTAGTCATGGTCGTGATGACTTTGAAATCTGGGTAGCTCGCCGCAATGAGATTGAAGCGCAAGGTATCTCGTCTGATATTCCGTTCCCTGTTGCAGACGACGGATCTTACACGGAAGAGGCGCCTGGGTTTGGCGATGTTCGCGTTATCGATGATAAAGGTAAGAAGGGTAAAGCCAACCAAGCAGTGATCACAGCGCTTATTGGCGAGAATAATCTCTTCGCACGTGGTCGTGTAAAGCACGAATACCCACATTCCTGGCGTTCTAAAAAACCGATCATTTTCCGCAATACACCTCAGTGGTTTGTATATATGGACAAAGATGGTGTTATAGGCAATGCATCAACCAGCAATGCAGGAACGCTTCGCCAAACGGCACTTGCAGCGATTGATGAAACTCGTTTTGTACCTGCTGCAGGACAAAACCGCCTTCGTACAATGATCGAGCAGCGTCCAGATTGGGTTCTATCACGTCAACGCGCTTGGGGTGTTCCAATTTGCGTATTCCGAAATCCTGAAACCAATGAAATTATCCCGGGTCCAGATTTTGCTAAATCTGACGAGTTGGCGAGCCGTATCAAAGATGCATTTAAACAAGAAGGTGCCGATGCATGGTTTGCTGATGGTGCAAAGGAACGTTTCCTAGAGGGGATGGTCGCTAATCCTGATGAGTGGGAACAGGTGCGAGATATCTTGGATGTTTGGTTTGATTCTGGCTCCACGCATGCTTTTTGCCTAGAAGAACGCCCGGATCTGAAATGGCCAGCGGATCTTTATCTTGAAGGTTCGGATCAACACCGTGGTTGGTTCCATTCATCATTGCTTGAAAGTTGCGGAACACGTGGCCGTGCGCCCTATGATGCTGTGCTGACGCATGGTTTCGTGATGGCCGAAGATGGACGGAAAATGTCCAAGTCTCTTGGCAATGTTGTAACGCCGCAGGAAGTTATCAAACAATCAGGAGCTGATATTTTGCGCTTGTGGGTGTCCTCGGCTGATTATGCTGAAGATCTGCGTATCGGGCCTGAGATATTGAAAACATCGATCGATGCCTACCGTAAAATGCGGAACTCATTGCGCTGGATGCTCGGCACACTTGCCCATTATGATGGCGAGAAAGTTGCGCATTCAGAATTGCCGGAGTTGGAGCGCTTGATGCTGCATCGTTTGGCGGAGTTAGATGCTGTCGTGCGCAAGGGCTATGATGATTTTGATTTCAAACGCGTTTTTGCAAGTCTTTCGAACTTTATGAATTTGGAGCTATCAGCTTTCTATTTTGATATTCGAAAAGACACGCTTTATTGTGAGGGGCCATCAAGCCTGACGCGCAAAGCCTCATTGCAAACAATTGCTAAAATCTTTGATTGTCTTGTGACATGGATGGCACCAATGCTTCCCTTTACAATGGAAGAAAGTTGGCTATCGCGTTATCCGGAAGCAAAGTCAGTTCATCTCGCACAATTCGCTGATGTTGATTCAGCCTGGGTTGATCAGGCCTTGGCAGATAAATGGCAGAAGGTAAAAACGGTTCGCCGTGTTGTCACAGGTGCTCTTGAAATTGAACGCCGTGAAAAGCGCATTGGTTCATCTTTGGAAGCCGCTCCTGTTGTTTATATCGATGATGATGAGTTGCTTGCAGTCGTTTCGGATATGAACTTTGCTGATATCTGCATCACATCAGATATCAGCATGCATTCCGGTCAGGCACCGGATGGTGCTTTTGTTCTTGAAGATACTGCATCCGTGGGCGTGGTGCCAGAACTTGCAACCGGTAAGAAATGCGCACGTTCCTGGCGCGTAACCAATGATGTTGGCTCTGATGCCGATTATCCAGATGTATCTGCACGTGATGCTGCGGTGTTGAAGGAACTTAAAGCATTGGGGCGTTTATAG
- a CDS encoding SDR family oxidoreductase — MKRWHRAMVTGAASGIGLALCEKLILQGVEVIAIDVNNVKLQKNFDSNLLKYIDINLVNSKSVNKLIEQLKNIGKCDLIIHNAGISATGKFEEIDPKAYENLIRLNAGFPMQASIAMARENCYADNTNLIFISSLSHATGYPGASVYGASKDAIAIFAKSIRKPFAKRGIAVTTIFPGPVRTAHAERHAPKGASAEKRMMPEEVAIRILNAASRNAKTLHPGGVAKITGFLGKIAPNFMTKLMRKIIYDKLDRAVW, encoded by the coding sequence GTGAAAAGGTGGCATAGAGCAATGGTAACGGGTGCGGCAAGCGGCATTGGTCTGGCATTGTGCGAGAAGCTTATCCTACAAGGCGTGGAAGTCATTGCAATTGATGTCAATAATGTAAAGTTACAGAAGAATTTTGATTCTAATCTATTGAAATACATTGATATTAATCTTGTTAACTCAAAATCAGTTAACAAGTTGATTGAGCAACTCAAAAACATCGGAAAATGCGACCTCATTATTCATAATGCCGGCATTTCAGCAACTGGAAAGTTTGAAGAGATTGATCCAAAAGCCTACGAAAACCTTATCAGATTGAATGCAGGTTTCCCAATGCAGGCTTCAATCGCAATGGCTCGGGAGAATTGCTACGCGGACAATACCAATTTGATCTTCATCTCATCGCTTTCTCATGCGACGGGATATCCGGGTGCGTCTGTGTACGGTGCAAGTAAGGATGCAATTGCTATTTTTGCCAAAAGCATTCGCAAACCTTTCGCAAAAAGAGGTATTGCGGTTACGACCATTTTTCCAGGGCCTGTTCGAACAGCCCATGCTGAACGCCATGCCCCAAAGGGTGCAAGTGCAGAAAAGCGAATGATGCCAGAAGAGGTGGCAATCAGAATATTGAATGCGGCATCTCGGAACGCTAAAACTCTTCACCCTGGCGGTGTCGCTAAGATTACTGGCTTTTTAGGAAAAATTGCCCCCAATTTCATGACCAAACTGATGCGCAAGATCATCTATGACAAACTGGACCGCGCCGTTTGGTAA
- a CDS encoding SDR family oxidoreductase produces MAKEVQKLTLITGASSGIGLELAKCLEQTHRLILVGRRPLSDIDYSFAENVSYIQADFSNPHAAVQTISNALDAFGIEVLDHIVQCAGMGIYASPFDEELLGIGNTISVNLTFPILLTRELVSLLEDSAGKITLIGSIAHKGSPQMASYAASKAGLNGFARALQSEWQDRIGVQVIHPGPTLTPMLEKAGYKLGWEKHLFVPANVMASEIARLMQTRKMKATVFMGAKLKSWMFSNSQSVKTRTTGDKS; encoded by the coding sequence ATGGCTAAAGAGGTACAAAAACTCACTCTAATAACTGGAGCGAGTTCCGGCATTGGACTTGAGCTTGCAAAATGCCTTGAGCAAACTCACCGTCTTATTCTCGTTGGACGTCGGCCTCTGTCAGATATCGATTATTCCTTTGCCGAAAATGTGTCATATATTCAGGCTGATTTTTCCAATCCTCACGCTGCAGTTCAGACAATATCAAATGCACTTGATGCATTTGGCATAGAAGTTCTTGATCACATTGTTCAATGTGCTGGAATGGGCATTTATGCATCCCCATTTGATGAGGAACTTCTTGGAATTGGAAATACCATCAGCGTTAACCTAACATTCCCGATATTGCTGACCAGAGAGCTTGTATCATTGTTAGAGGATTCTGCTGGCAAAATCACTCTGATTGGTTCTATCGCACATAAGGGTTCGCCTCAAATGGCAAGCTATGCCGCCTCGAAGGCTGGCCTAAACGGGTTTGCCCGCGCCTTACAATCCGAATGGCAAGATAGGATTGGCGTTCAGGTCATTCACCCCGGACCAACCTTAACGCCAATGCTTGAAAAAGCTGGATATAAACTGGGATGGGAGAAACATCTATTTGTTCCAGCAAATGTAATGGCTTCAGAGATCGCAAGATTAATGCAGACGAGGAAAATGAAAGCAACAGTGTTTATGGGCGCTAAGCTAAAGAGCTGGATGTTCTCAAATAGCCAATCGGTAAAGACGCGGACAACGGGGGATAAATCGTGA
- a CDS encoding bifunctional riboflavin kinase/FAD synthetase produces the protein MRIKRFSGETSLSETLRGGVVAIGNFDGVHRGHQSVLDRALEISQDANVPSLVMTFEPHPRAIFQPENAPYRLSPASLKARVLEVLGFDAVIEQNFTRDFAGKSADDFIQHVLIEQLGASHIVTGFDFHFGKGREGGPAFLMEAGKINDFGVTLVDAFRDEGSQVISSSRIRSFLKDGELGEANSLLGYHFTVSGVVVKGKQLGRTLGYPTANISLSDDGGLKTGIYAVRFRLDNGKLYDGVASFGIRPTVEDNGEPVLETYIFDFDGDIYGQTCQVSLVSYLREEAKFDGLDALVVQMKDDEAEARQVLSTISPISPLDQAMCFNG, from the coding sequence ATGCGGATTAAGCGTTTCTCAGGAGAGACATCCCTTTCTGAAACATTGCGTGGCGGTGTCGTCGCTATTGGAAATTTTGATGGCGTGCATCGTGGGCATCAGTCCGTTTTGGATCGTGCTCTGGAAATTTCGCAAGACGCAAATGTACCTTCATTGGTCATGACATTCGAACCTCATCCTCGAGCCATCTTTCAACCTGAAAATGCGCCTTATCGTTTATCTCCAGCGTCATTAAAGGCAAGAGTTCTGGAGGTTTTAGGGTTTGATGCAGTGATCGAGCAAAACTTTACCCGCGACTTTGCAGGTAAGTCTGCCGATGATTTCATACAGCATGTTTTGATTGAACAGCTTGGTGCATCTCATATTGTTACAGGATTTGATTTCCATTTTGGTAAAGGGCGCGAAGGTGGTCCGGCGTTCCTAATGGAGGCTGGTAAGATAAATGATTTTGGCGTCACACTTGTTGATGCGTTCCGTGATGAGGGTAGCCAGGTCATTTCATCAAGTAGAATTCGATCTTTTTTGAAGGATGGCGAATTGGGCGAAGCAAATTCGCTATTAGGATATCACTTCACGGTTTCAGGCGTGGTTGTCAAAGGTAAGCAACTCGGACGCACGTTAGGTTATCCAACAGCAAACATTTCACTGTCTGATGATGGTGGGCTAAAGACGGGTATTTATGCCGTTCGTTTTAGACTTGATAATGGTAAGCTTTATGATGGTGTCGCAAGTTTTGGCATTCGTCCTACTGTTGAAGATAATGGTGAACCGGTACTTGAGACATATATATTCGATTTTGATGGAGATATATATGGGCAGACTTGCCAAGTAAGTCTTGTTTCATACCTTCGCGAAGAAGCTAAATTCGATGGATTAGATGCTCTTGTTGTTCAGATGAAAGACGATGAAGCTGAGGCACGTCAGGTTCTATCAACTATTTCACCTATAAGTCCGCTTGATCAAGCCATGTGTTTTAATGGCTAA
- a CDS encoding TIGR01459 family HAD-type hydrolase, with protein MLEKLKSLTDLGDKYDVILSDVWGVLHNGVSVYEGAPKVLSALREAGKTVILITNSPRRKQGVASQLEMLGVPPEAYDDIVTSGDLTRHLIKQMPKNVFFLGPDRDLQILDGLDVVRVKAEEAEAIVCTGMFDDNVEKPEDYSDMLAEFKARNLPFVCANPDLIVERGERMIPCAGAVAQLYKQIGGDVYVAGKPHKPMYQTALEIASKIRGEIDQSRVVAIGDGMPTDVKGAINYGLDLVFVAHGIHIQNYGDSDNIDELKLTGFLAKQGVRPNYWMEWVC; from the coding sequence ATGCTTGAAAAATTGAAAAGCCTAACTGACCTTGGTGACAAATATGATGTCATTTTAAGTGATGTCTGGGGTGTGCTGCATAATGGCGTGAGTGTTTATGAAGGCGCACCAAAAGTACTGTCGGCTCTACGTGAAGCTGGAAAAACGGTAATTCTAATCACAAACTCGCCACGTCGAAAGCAAGGTGTTGCATCCCAGCTTGAAATGCTTGGCGTTCCCCCAGAGGCTTATGATGACATTGTCACTTCGGGTGATCTAACACGACATCTTATAAAACAGATGCCAAAAAACGTTTTCTTCTTGGGCCCTGACCGTGATTTGCAAATATTAGATGGTTTGGATGTTGTGCGCGTAAAAGCGGAAGAAGCTGAAGCTATTGTTTGTACCGGTATGTTTGATGATAATGTTGAAAAACCAGAAGATTACTCAGATATGTTAGCGGAATTCAAGGCGCGAAATTTGCCATTTGTGTGTGCCAACCCTGACCTGATTGTCGAGCGTGGTGAGCGAATGATTCCTTGTGCCGGTGCGGTTGCCCAGCTTTATAAACAAATTGGCGGTGACGTCTATGTCGCAGGGAAGCCGCATAAGCCGATGTATCAAACTGCCCTCGAAATAGCATCTAAAATTAGAGGTGAGATTGACCAATCTCGCGTTGTTGCGATAGGCGACGGAATGCCGACAGATGTGAAGGGTGCTATAAATTATGGTCTTGATCTGGTGTTTGTTGCCCATGGAATTCATATCCAGAATTATGGCGATAGTGATAATATTGATGAGTTAAAGCTTACAGGCTTTTTAGCCAAACAAGGTGTGCGTCCTAACTACTGGATGGAATGGGTATGTTAG
- a CDS encoding substrate-binding domain-containing protein, producing the protein MKYNILKALLLTSAMALSSTAMAQDLPLKAMDGDADRDYWLFEQVNKEGSLEALQAATGADAVKLSVSQEKPIEIALIYPSADTSDFWARAYLALTKRLDQLGITYKTTEFASRQIEHSLQSTYATQVAQDKDLYDYVIFGPSELATQADNIDKLAAEDDFDTFVWAFHTPLKYLKNQPDMWLDFSSAYGAIKICDYMVGRLGKDVTYAMNRGIPGITDNQRSGDFKDCVAEKGNWNVVYEHYGEYQREGGFAGTNLILQAYPEATVIHNANTAMSMGSVEAQVAAGKEKDIFSTGWGGTGLELDAIRRGELDATPMRMGDDVGAATAEAIKADMEGRNDEMPLVFLGRITVAHDQMSAEEIDNLEKEAFRFSGVGALDR; encoded by the coding sequence ATGAAATACAATATCTTAAAGGCTTTATTGCTGACAAGTGCGATGGCATTGTCTAGCACCGCAATGGCGCAAGATTTGCCGCTTAAAGCAATGGATGGTGATGCAGATCGCGACTATTGGTTATTTGAACAAGTTAACAAAGAAGGTTCACTCGAGGCGTTGCAGGCTGCTACCGGCGCAGATGCTGTAAAGCTTTCTGTTTCACAAGAAAAACCGATTGAAATCGCCTTGATTTATCCATCCGCCGACACATCTGATTTTTGGGCACGTGCATATCTAGCTTTGACAAAACGTCTCGACCAGCTAGGCATAACATACAAAACAACTGAATTTGCATCGCGCCAGATTGAGCATTCTCTTCAGTCAACTTATGCAACTCAGGTTGCGCAAGATAAAGACCTGTATGACTATGTTATTTTTGGTCCCTCAGAGCTGGCAACGCAAGCTGACAATATTGATAAGCTTGCAGCAGAAGATGATTTTGATACATTTGTTTGGGCATTCCATACACCACTTAAATATCTTAAAAACCAGCCTGACATGTGGCTTGATTTCTCATCGGCTTACGGGGCCATAAAAATCTGTGATTATATGGTTGGGCGCCTAGGTAAGGACGTTACCTATGCAATGAACCGAGGGATTCCCGGTATTACGGACAATCAACGTTCTGGTGACTTCAAAGATTGCGTAGCTGAAAAAGGTAACTGGAATGTTGTGTATGAACATTATGGCGAATACCAGCGCGAAGGCGGATTTGCGGGAACCAACTTGATCCTACAAGCCTATCCTGAAGCAACGGTCATCCACAATGCCAATACTGCAATGTCGATGGGATCTGTTGAAGCACAGGTTGCAGCTGGTAAGGAGAAAGATATTTTCTCAACTGGTTGGGGTGGTACAGGCCTTGAGCTAGATGCAATCCGTCGCGGTGAACTTGATGCAACGCCTATGCGTATGGGTGATGATGTTGGTGCCGCAACTGCAGAAGCTATTAAAGCCGATATGGAAGGTCGCAACGATGAAATGCCATTGGTATTTCTCGGTCGTATCACTGTTGCACATGATCAAATGAGTGCTGAAGAGATTGATAATCTTGAAAAAGAAGCATTCCGCTTCTCCGGTGTTGGCGCTTTAGATCGGTAA
- a CDS encoding ABC transporter permease, with protein sequence MNTIIQDNSALTFKDRIEPYIGFIGPVAMILAVIIFMGIVEPARYFRASNMEIILLDAALYMPMAMAMTFVITQRGIDLSIGSVAALTGIVMAFSIKVYDFPAWIAVLIGIMFGAILGLINGLVITRLKVPDLIGTLAMDLVYRGFALILAKGLVLSRFPDLITTIGRERIPFFLPVPVLIGIATMIGGFILLRKTYFGRYTIAIGSSPEAAEMTGISVDRHRIYAYVLMGAAAGLAGVMLTGKLNAIQATSAPYFNLHVIAAVVVGGTSLFGGRGSLIGSFAGVMLLAMMVNALVTLRIEFFWQSVASGVVIVSSVALYTWLEKKDRDGARGLLAGLLSPDGLKTIKLGVGLMCGIAVLLILGFLFAGGGVPSN encoded by the coding sequence ATGAACACTATTATACAAGATAACTCAGCGCTGACATTTAAAGATAGGATTGAACCTTATATTGGTTTTATCGGCCCGGTTGCCATGATCCTCGCTGTAATCATCTTCATGGGTATTGTGGAACCCGCTCGTTATTTCCGTGCATCGAACATGGAAATCATTCTGTTGGATGCAGCACTTTATATGCCGATGGCAATGGCAATGACATTTGTCATTACCCAAAGAGGCATTGATTTATCTATAGGCTCAGTTGCGGCTCTCACTGGTATTGTGATGGCGTTTTCGATCAAGGTTTACGATTTTCCGGCTTGGATTGCAGTTTTAATTGGTATCATGTTTGGCGCCATCCTTGGTCTTATCAACGGCTTGGTGATTACACGCCTTAAAGTTCCAGATCTAATTGGCACTTTAGCGATGGATCTGGTTTATCGTGGGTTTGCACTTATTCTGGCAAAGGGTCTAGTGCTATCTCGTTTTCCAGATCTTATTACAACAATAGGCCGCGAACGGATTCCATTTTTCTTGCCGGTGCCGGTTCTTATCGGTATTGCAACCATGATCGGCGGATTCATTTTACTCCGAAAAACCTATTTCGGGCGATATACAATCGCAATTGGATCCAGTCCTGAAGCTGCTGAAATGACCGGTATCTCAGTCGATCGTCATCGCATTTATGCTTATGTTTTGATGGGGGCTGCTGCTGGCCTTGCTGGTGTGATGTTGACAGGAAAACTGAACGCTATTCAGGCGACATCCGCACCTTATTTTAACTTGCATGTTATTGCAGCTGTTGTGGTTGGAGGGACGTCTTTATTCGGTGGTCGTGGTTCATTAATCGGATCGTTTGCAGGTGTTATGTTGCTTGCGATGATGGTCAATGCGTTGGTGACATTGAGGATCGAGTTTTTCTGGCAATCAGTTGCCTCCGGGGTCGTAATTGTTTCGTCAGTTGCTCTTTACACCTGGCTTGAGAAGAAAGATCGAGATGGTGCTCGTGGACTGCTAGCTGGTCTGTTGTCACCCGACGGTCTTAAGACAATAAAACTTGGGGTCGGTCTAATGTGTGGAATTGCAGTCTTACTCATACTGGGATTTCTGTTCGCAGGAGGTGGTGTTCCAAGCAATTAA
- a CDS encoding ATP-binding cassette domain-containing protein, which produces MVEKKPIISMRGIVKKFGGVVALNDVDLDAYSGEVLAIVGDNGAGKSTLIKILTGVYQPTQGSISLDDSPLEMNSHADAIKVGIDAVYQTLALADHLDPAANLFLGSELTRNFFGMTFLDNKKMRSEAKRVLKERLGVTLRSMDAETSSLSGGQRQAVAIARAVYNANLRVLVMDEPTAALGPQETARTLTLIKTLKAQGLAVILISHSLDDVMEVSDRVHVMRRGKKAGVLTTENTNNEEILGMIVGAVNEAAA; this is translated from the coding sequence ATGGTCGAGAAGAAGCCCATAATTTCAATGCGTGGCATTGTGAAGAAATTTGGTGGTGTGGTCGCACTCAATGACGTTGATCTTGATGCCTATTCAGGTGAAGTCCTGGCAATCGTTGGAGATAACGGCGCTGGAAAATCTACACTTATTAAAATTTTGACCGGTGTTTATCAGCCAACTCAAGGGTCTATTTCGCTCGACGATAGTCCTCTTGAGATGAATAGCCATGCCGATGCAATCAAGGTTGGTATTGATGCTGTATATCAAACGCTTGCGCTCGCTGATCATCTAGATCCTGCCGCCAATCTTTTTTTGGGCTCAGAACTCACTAGAAACTTTTTTGGAATGACATTTCTGGATAATAAAAAAATGCGCTCAGAGGCCAAGCGCGTGCTCAAGGAACGTTTAGGCGTTACCTTACGTAGTATGGATGCCGAAACATCCAGCCTGTCGGGTGGTCAACGCCAGGCTGTGGCGATTGCACGCGCGGTTTATAATGCAAATTTACGTGTTTTGGTTATGGATGAACCCACTGCGGCCCTTGGCCCGCAGGAAACAGCACGCACTTTAACGCTCATAAAAACACTTAAGGCTCAGGGGTTGGCGGTTATTCTTATTTCTCATTCATTGGATGATGTGATGGAAGTTTCAGATCGTGTTCACGTGATGAGGCGCGGTAAGAAAGCCGGAGTGTTGACCACTGAGAATACAAATAATGAAGAAATTTTGGGAATGATCGTTGGCGCGGTCAATGAAGCGGCAGCTTAA
- a CDS encoding glutathione S-transferase C-terminal domain-containing protein → MGMLIDGKWDNEADRSMVSGTYRREESTLDTTIDEEILHALQHDVGRFILVVSASCPWSHGAVIALVLKELSENVPIQWAGGLRVEGYGLLPDGPITGSSNIQHAHQLYSVTDKNYTGRATVPMLWDSKRQSILSNSSADIILAFSHAGRGSELRPEMLVSEIDALTSDIFNGLSNAVYRAGKAEQQAEYDEAVDTVFATMDYLEDRLMDQHFLFGSNLTTADIRLFATLVRFDTVYVTHFRCIRKRLVDYPALWRFTRRIFQMPGIREIVNFEEIRFGYYVNDGSHNPFAIIGQQPLINWDNRDGLD, encoded by the coding sequence ATGGGCATGCTGATAGATGGTAAATGGGATAATGAAGCAGATCGCTCAATGGTGTCTGGTACTTATCGCCGAGAGGAAAGTACTCTTGATACAACCATTGACGAAGAAATATTGCATGCTTTGCAGCATGATGTAGGGCGGTTTATTCTCGTCGTTTCAGCAAGTTGTCCATGGTCACATGGCGCAGTAATTGCTCTGGTTCTCAAAGAACTTTCTGAGAATGTGCCCATACAATGGGCAGGCGGATTACGCGTTGAGGGTTATGGATTGCTGCCAGATGGTCCTATTACGGGGTCTAGTAATATTCAACATGCCCATCAGCTCTACTCTGTAACAGACAAAAACTATACTGGTCGCGCGACTGTGCCGATGCTTTGGGATAGTAAGCGTCAGTCGATTCTGTCTAATTCATCTGCAGATATTATTTTGGCTTTTTCTCATGCTGGGCGCGGTTCTGAATTACGACCCGAAATGTTAGTGAGCGAGATTGATGCCCTAACGAGCGATATATTCAATGGTCTTTCAAATGCTGTTTACCGTGCAGGTAAAGCGGAGCAGCAAGCAGAATATGATGAAGCAGTCGACACCGTGTTTGCGACAATGGATTATCTTGAAGATCGTTTGATGGATCAGCACTTTCTCTTTGGCAGTAATTTAACGACTGCTGATATTCGCCTCTTTGCGACTTTAGTTCGTTTTGATACGGTTTATGTCACACATTTTCGTTGTATAAGAAAAAGGCTGGTGGATTATCCAGCTCTCTGGCGATTCACGCGCCGTATTTTTCAGATGCCCGGTATTCGTGAAATTGTCAATTTTGAAGAAATTCGTTTTGGCTACTATGTGAATGATGGAAGCCACAATCCATTTGCTATTATTGGGCAGCAACCTTTAATCAATTGGGATAATCGCGATGGGCTTGATTGA